In Helianthus annuus cultivar XRQ/B chromosome 9, HanXRQr2.0-SUNRISE, whole genome shotgun sequence, the following are encoded in one genomic region:
- the LOC110879694 gene encoding NAP1-related protein 1: MVADKGKKPKVGDKNDQENDEQIDGELVLTIEKLQEIQDELEKINEKASDEVLEVEQKYNEVRKPVYDKRSDIIKSIPDFWLTAFLSHPVLSDLLNEEDQKIFKHLTSIEVEDFKDMKSGYSISFNFSPNPYFEDTKLTKTFTFLDEGTTKITSTPIKWKEGMGVPNGVAHEKNGNKRPHEEDSFFGWFSETQQKEEMEEIHDEVAEIIKEDLWTNPLTYFNNDADEEEFEGDEEENGSEDDDEEDEQEDE, translated from the exons ATGGTAGCCGATAAGGGTAAGAAACCCAAAGTTGGAGACAAAAACGACCAGGAGAACGATGAGCAAATCGACGGCGAACTTGTTCTTACCATCGAAAAGTTGCAGGAGATCCAAGATGAGCTCGAAAAG ATCAATGAGAAGGCAAGTGATGAGGTGTTGGAAGTGGAGCAGAAGTATAACGAGGTTAGGAAGCCGGTTTACGATAAAAGGAGTGATATCATCAAATCGATTCCGGATTTCTGGCTGACCGCC TTCTTGAGTCACCCTGTCCTTTCCGATCTGCTCAATGAAGAAGACCAAAAG ATCTTCAAGCATTTAACCTCTATTGAAGTAGAAGATTTTAAAGATATGAAGTCTGGTTATTCGATCTCGTTT AACTTCAGTCCGAACCCGTATTTTGAGGACACAAAGCTCACCAAGACTTTCACCTTCCTTGATGAAGGAACCACAAAAATTACTTCTACACCTATTAAGTGGAAAGAGGGGATG GGTGTTCCCAATGGAGTTGCACATGAGAAAAATGGAAATAAGAGGCCCCATGAGGAGGACAG TTTTTTTGGCTGGTTCAGCGAAACCCAACAGAAAGAAGAAATGGAGGAAATTCATGATGAG GTTGCTGAAATAATCAAGGAGGACTTGTGGACTAATCCGTTAACATATTTCAACAAT GATGCTGACGAGGAAGAGTTTGAAGGTGATGAAGAG GAGAATGGCTCAGAAGACGATGACGAAGAAGATGAACAAGAGGATGAATGA